CCAACCTCGGAGCCGGACTCTGCGGTAAGCTTAATGATCCCCTTACTTTTATCACTAGGAGTGGCGTCCCTATATCTTCTCATGATATTTTCTACCATGATCACGGCCCCATCCACTACGATCCCGAAGTCGATAGCTCCCAAGGACAATAAACTTGCAGGGATCCCGGTAATATTCATAAGAAGAAAGGCGAATAATAACGCAAATGGAATGGTTGCCACTACCACAAGAGATGCCTTTGCACTTCCTATGAAGAAGATTAGAACCAAACTGACAACCATTACTCCTTCCAAAAGAGTTCTTCCGATAGTGCGTAACGTATAATTTACAAGGTCACTTCTATCATACGTAGTCCTAAGCTGAACTCCTTCCGGAAGATAGTTCTCGTTGATTTCCTTTACTTTGGCGCGGATCCGATCTCCCATCTCGTTCGGATCTCCCCAACGACGCATAGCCACAAGACCCTGGACGGAGGAATCTATATCCATGACCTGATTGTCAATGCGGACCGTATAACCCAAGACCCCGCTCGGAATCGGGTGAGAAATTTCCACGGTAGCCAGATCCCGGACGAATACAGGGACCCCATTCACTGTTTTTACTACGATATTTTCTATATGTTGGGCTTCTCGTATTGCACCCAAAGAACGGATCGGAAATCCCTGCTCACCTTGTAAAAGTAGATTTCCACCTGTGTTCAGATTATTCACTTGAACTGCTTGGATTACATCGTTTATCGTAAGTTTATAACGTATTAATTTATCTGGAGAAGTTACTATATGGAATTGTTTAGGTAAACCTCCGAACGTAACCACATCCGCAATTCCAGGAATAGAAAGCATCTTTGGCATTACGATCCAGTCTTGGATCGTTCTTAATTCCATCGGAGTGTGATTGCCGGAAGACTCGACCACATATCTGAAAATTTCTCCCACTGGAGAACTCATAGGTCCTAAAGCCGGTTGGACTTCTTCAGGAATATCCGCATCTGCGACCCTTTCCATAAGTCGCATCCTTGCAAAATAATCATCTGTCCCGTCTTCGAATACAAATTGGAATACTACAAGACCGTTGATGGTTCTGGATCTACGTACTGCTACTTTAGGAATCGCATTCAATACCCTTTCAATCGGAAGAGTGATTCTTTCTTCTACTTCGACGGCTGCTTTTCCCGGAAATTTTGCGATCAAACGGACTTGGGTGTCCGCAATATCAGAGTAAGCTTCCTTTCGAATATCTGTCCAGGCCCAAACTCCTAAAATCGCTACAAAGAGTGAGGCGATAATGGTGGGAACCCTAAACTTAAGTACAGATTCTATGAGTTTATCTATCATTAGTAAGACCTCGTATCGAACAGGTAGCCCAACTGGATGAGAAGCTGAGGATTTTTATAATCTCCGCTTCCTACCCCTCCGCCAAGTTGCAAAAAGAAATTTCCAAGAAGGAAATCGTAAGTAAGTCCAACATATCTTTGGTTTAAAGTTACCTTCTGTTTGTCCCTACTATCGTATTCTAAAACAGCAGCCAGATTCGGATTCTGTTCGGCTACATAAGATCGTATGATCAGATCTTCGAAAGTAGGATTCCTATGCTGGTATCCTGGAAAATCTGTACCTGTAGGATAAGAAGTTTGTCCGCCTCTACCTAACTCGGGAGCGAAAGGATCTACTTGGAATTGTCCTAATACTACCGAAACACTATGTGCGATGACAGAAGTTTTCCAAAAACTAAATCCTAGATCCGCCTGCCAACCCCACCAATGAGGTCCCCAATGCCCGCCGGATCCGCGTATTACGATATCCTTATAATAATATCCTAAATTGAAATTGATACTTCCGGGAGAACCGATACTTGCTCCATACACGAAGAAGTTCGTAGATTTAGGGAGAGCCTTCTGAGTAAGTTCGTCTTTTTCTTCTTCTCCGAATCTGGTTTTACGCTCCGAGTCGGGAGCCCATTCGGGAGAAATGTCGTCGTTCTTATAGTCCTTCTTCTTTTCCTCCGAATAAACGGATGAAATAAAAGAAAATAAGAATATTATAATAATAAAACTTAGTATTCTTTTCATATAGATTAAAATCCGAAACTAAGTCCCTTTAAAAGAATGGCGCCTTCTACAACGACCTTGTCACCTTTGGTCAAACCTTCCAGAACGTTGACTCTTTCTCTAGTGGAGATGCCAAGAACGACTTCCCTTCTGAAAAATTCGTGGGCGGTTTCTTCTACGAATACATAATTTTTACCTTCTACAGTAACTACCGAATTGAAAGGAATGACCACTGAGTCACTTCCTGTTTCTTCTGGAAATCTTACCGTAGCAAACATTCCAGGTTTTAATCTATAACCTTCGTTTTTGATCGCGATCCTGACTTTTACAGTTCTTGTATAAGGATCCACGTTATCTCCCAATGCTTCAGCGGTCCCTAACCATTCCTGGTTCGGAAAGGAGTTGAATACTACCTTGACCCTTCTTCCTTTCTGCAGACTGGAAAGTTGGGATTCTGGAACGTCCGAAATGATCCAAGCTGTTTGGCCTGGTGCTTTTTTGATCAATGCAGGATTTAAACCCACAGCTCTCAGTTTTCCTTCGAACTCTGCGAATTCAGCCTCATCGTTATTCACTTCGGTTTCTGCTTCTACCAAATCTTTTTCGGTAGCGACCCGATGTTTGAACATATCTTTGATACGATCCAAATTTTTGCGGGATCTGTTCAGACTGTTCTTGGCATGAACATAGCCTACATACAGATCGTTCAATTCCGCAGATTCGAATAATACGATCTGTTCCGAATCAGATACGGAAGGAGAAGTAGTGGCAATCAGCCTTGCAGGAGCTTCTACATTTACGAACTCTCCCGGTTTGCCGATCTCAGCACTTTTGATAATCTCGAGTCCCGGACTA
Above is a genomic segment from Leptospira johnsonii containing:
- a CDS encoding efflux RND transporter periplasmic adaptor subunit, coding for MIPSSNKLRILLIVLVAAVSVSIVSFTLNKGGKKTPPRPQKAIVHDHGERIEFKENSPGLEIIKSAEIGKPGEFVNVEAPARLIATTSPSVSDSEQIVLFESAELNDLYVGYVHAKNSLNRSRKNLDRIKDMFKHRVATEKDLVEAETEVNNDEAEFAEFEGKLRAVGLNPALIKKAPGQTAWIISDVPESQLSSLQKGRRVKVVFNSFPNQEWLGTAEALGDNVDPYTRTVKVRIAIKNEGYRLKPGMFATVRFPEETGSDSVVIPFNSVVTVEGKNYVFVEETAHEFFRREVVLGISTRERVNVLEGLTKGDKVVVEGAILLKGLSFGF